One genomic region from Haloprofundus salinisoli encodes:
- a CDS encoding cupin domain-containing protein — protein sequence MTLDRLEDLDPANGEVETAELVVTDDVLVKAFALGPDAELSPHEHGDSTNVFHVLRGTVTVIQGDDEEAIEAPGVVLHERGVVHGARNDTDEVAVFTASLCPLPS from the coding sequence ATGACACTCGACCGACTCGAAGACCTCGACCCGGCGAATGGAGAAGTCGAGACGGCGGAACTGGTCGTCACCGACGACGTGCTCGTGAAGGCATTCGCGCTCGGCCCCGATGCGGAACTCTCGCCGCACGAGCACGGCGACAGTACGAACGTCTTCCACGTGCTTCGCGGCACGGTGACGGTGATTCAGGGCGACGACGAGGAGGCGATCGAGGCTCCCGGCGTCGTTCTCCACGAGCGCGGCGTCGTCCACGGCGCGCGCAACGACACCGACGAAGTGGCCGTCTTCACCGCGAGTCTCTGTCCGCTACCGTCGTAG
- a CDS encoding alpha/beta hydrolase → MTDSETVLIPGGRDVRATLDGSDAETEHVVVACPPHPQHRGHRGDERLVAVADALTDAELDCLRFDYGEWDEGRGERTDALNALDWAAERYDSVGLFGFSFGGAIALLTAAAARDTVDPVAVSALAPAAQIGEKHGLDAAGALYEIRTPVQVVYATRDRTAEWEPVVDRGRELGCEVVGMEADHFFVGQSAKVAEVVGGFLVSKFD, encoded by the coding sequence GTGACTGATTCGGAGACTGTACTGATTCCGGGTGGGAGAGACGTTCGCGCGACGCTCGACGGTAGCGACGCCGAGACCGAACACGTCGTCGTCGCCTGCCCGCCACACCCCCAGCACCGCGGCCACCGCGGCGACGAACGCCTCGTCGCCGTCGCCGACGCGCTCACCGATGCAGAACTCGACTGCCTCCGCTTCGACTACGGCGAGTGGGACGAGGGCCGCGGCGAACGGACCGACGCGTTGAACGCCCTCGATTGGGCCGCCGAGCGCTACGACTCCGTGGGCCTCTTCGGGTTCAGTTTCGGCGGCGCGATAGCCCTGCTCACGGCGGCGGCCGCCCGCGACACCGTCGACCCGGTGGCCGTCAGCGCGTTGGCTCCGGCTGCGCAAATCGGTGAGAAACACGGACTCGACGCCGCGGGCGCGCTCTACGAGATCCGCACGCCGGTACAGGTGGTGTACGCCACGCGGGACAGAACGGCCGAGTGGGAACCCGTCGTCGACAGGGGGCGGGAACTCGGCTGCGAAGTCGTCGGAATGGAGGCCGACCACTTCTTCGTCGGGCAGTCGGCGAAGGTGGCGGAGGTGGTTGGCGGGTTTCTGGTGTCGAAGTTCGACTGA
- the pyrG gene encoding glutamine hydrolyzing CTP synthase, producing MPTEPDTGYNPNLGRKFIFVTGGVMSGLGKGITAASTGRLLSNAGFDVTAVKIDPYLNVDAGTMNPYQHGEVYVLKDGGEVDLDLGNYERFLGVDMTSDHNVTTGKTYQHVIEKERAGDYLGKTVQIIPHITDDIKRRVREAAEDADVCIVEVGGTVGDIESMPYLEALRQFAHEEAEEDILFMHVTLVPDSKNGEQKTKPTQHSVKELRSIGLQPDILIGRNQNRLDIDTREKIALFCDVPTEAVFSNPDVEDIYHVPLMVEEEGLDEYVMERLSLDGEALPEGERDSRWRDLVTRNREGSVDIALVGKYDLEDAYMSVREALKHAGIETGVEVNVHWVDSDEMRDHHTERLENADGIVVPGGFGSRGTEGKIEAIRYARENDVPFLGLCLGFQMAVVEYARNVLGWEDAHSAELDPETAHPVIDLLPEQYDMEDMGGTMRLGAHDTDIEAGTLAHRVYGDDTCTERHRHRYEVNPEFFSELEADALTFSGKSGNRMEIVELADHPYFLGTQFHPEYRSRPDRASPPFVGLVESILEQHEEPKEVEA from the coding sequence ATGCCGACGGAACCCGACACGGGATACAACCCGAATCTAGGGAGGAAGTTCATTTTCGTCACCGGGGGTGTGATGTCCGGACTCGGCAAGGGAATCACGGCAGCCAGCACCGGGCGCCTGCTGTCGAACGCCGGGTTCGACGTCACCGCGGTGAAGATCGACCCGTACCTGAACGTCGACGCCGGAACGATGAACCCGTACCAGCACGGCGAGGTGTACGTGCTGAAAGACGGCGGCGAGGTCGACCTCGACCTCGGGAACTACGAGCGGTTCCTCGGGGTCGACATGACCTCCGACCACAACGTCACCACGGGCAAGACGTACCAGCACGTCATCGAGAAGGAGCGCGCCGGCGACTACCTCGGGAAGACGGTCCAGATCATCCCGCACATCACCGACGACATCAAGCGGCGCGTCCGCGAGGCCGCCGAGGACGCCGACGTCTGCATCGTCGAAGTCGGTGGGACGGTCGGCGACATCGAGTCGATGCCGTATCTCGAAGCGCTCCGACAGTTCGCCCACGAGGAGGCCGAGGAGGACATCCTGTTCATGCACGTCACGCTCGTTCCCGACTCGAAGAACGGCGAGCAGAAAACCAAGCCGACCCAGCACAGCGTGAAGGAGCTGCGGAGCATCGGCCTACAGCCCGACATCCTCATCGGTCGCAACCAGAACCGCCTCGACATCGACACGCGGGAGAAAATCGCGCTGTTCTGCGACGTACCCACGGAGGCTGTCTTCTCGAACCCCGACGTCGAGGACATCTACCACGTTCCGCTGATGGTCGAGGAGGAGGGTCTCGACGAGTACGTGATGGAACGCCTCTCGCTCGACGGCGAAGCGCTACCGGAGGGCGAACGCGACAGTCGCTGGCGCGACCTGGTGACGCGCAACCGCGAGGGTTCCGTCGATATCGCGCTCGTCGGTAAGTACGACCTCGAAGACGCCTACATGTCGGTCCGCGAGGCGCTCAAGCACGCCGGTATCGAGACGGGCGTCGAGGTGAACGTCCACTGGGTCGACTCCGACGAGATGCGCGACCACCACACCGAACGCTTGGAGAACGCCGACGGTATCGTCGTCCCCGGCGGCTTCGGCTCCCGCGGGACCGAGGGGAAGATCGAGGCCATTCGCTACGCCCGCGAAAACGACGTGCCCTTCCTCGGCCTCTGTCTCGGTTTCCAGATGGCCGTCGTCGAGTACGCCCGCAACGTCCTCGGCTGGGAAGACGCCCACTCGGCGGAACTGGACCCCGAGACCGCACACCCGGTCATCGACCTCCTGCCCGAACAGTACGACATGGAGGATATGGGCGGGACGATGCGCCTCGGCGCGCACGACACCGACATCGAAGCCGGGACGCTCGCCCACCGCGTCTACGGCGACGACACCTGCACCGAACGGCATCGCCACCGCTACGAGGTGAACCCCGAGTTCTTCTCCGAACTCGAAGCCGATGCCCTGACGTTCTCGGGCAAGTCGGGCAACCGCATGGAGATCGTCGAGCTCGCGGACCACCCGTACTTCCTGGGGACGCAGTTCCACCCCGAGTACCGCTCGCGTCCCGACAGAGCGAGTCCGCCGTTCGTCGGCCTCGTCGAATCGATTCTCGAACAGCACGAGGAGCCCAAGGAGGTCGAAGCCTGA
- a CDS encoding PspA/IM30 family protein: MGILSRMSYVVRSKINALLNRAEDPTETLDYSYEQMRDELQDVKQGIADLTTQKKRLEIQKRRLEENVEKHNDQAREAVRQDREDLARKALEKKQSKMTQIEELDGQIAQLQTTQDELVDKKNQLENRIEEFRTKKETMKARYEAAEASSRVSEAMTGVGDEMEDVGRAIERAEERTDEMEARSAAMDELQETGAFDDALSDKDSIDRELDSMRSGSEVDSELDTLMAEMGKSSGGSESDTASDEEIDAQLDELESSETTEETEADLEELENEEESRAE; encoded by the coding sequence ATGGGAATACTCTCGCGGATGTCGTACGTCGTGCGGTCGAAAATAAACGCCCTCCTCAACCGCGCGGAGGACCCGACCGAGACGCTCGACTACTCGTACGAACAGATGCGCGACGAACTTCAGGACGTCAAGCAGGGAATCGCGGACCTGACGACCCAGAAGAAGCGCCTCGAAATCCAGAAGCGGCGCCTCGAAGAGAACGTCGAGAAACACAACGACCAGGCCCGCGAAGCCGTGCGACAGGACCGCGAGGACCTCGCGCGGAAAGCCCTCGAGAAGAAGCAGTCGAAGATGACCCAGATCGAGGAACTCGACGGGCAGATCGCGCAGCTGCAGACCACCCAGGACGAGCTGGTCGACAAGAAGAACCAGCTGGAGAACCGCATCGAGGAGTTCCGCACGAAGAAGGAGACGATGAAGGCGCGCTACGAGGCGGCGGAAGCGTCCAGCCGCGTCTCCGAGGCGATGACCGGCGTCGGCGACGAGATGGAGGACGTGGGTCGCGCCATCGAACGCGCCGAGGAGCGCACCGACGAGATGGAGGCGCGCTCGGCGGCGATGGACGAACTGCAGGAGACGGGTGCGTTCGACGACGCGCTCTCGGACAAAGACTCCATCGACCGCGAACTCGACTCGATGCGGAGCGGCAGCGAAGTCGACAGCGAGCTCGATACGCTGATGGCCGAGATGGGCAAGTCCTCGGGCGGGTCCGAGAGCGACACCGCGAGCGACGAGGAGATAGACGCGCAGCTCGACGAACTGGAGTCCTCGGAGACGACCGAGGAGACCGAGGCCGACCTCGAAGAGCTGGAGAACGAAGAGGAGTCGCGCGCGGAGTAA
- a CDS encoding transcription factor S, with the protein MQFCDDCGSMMVNRDGSMVCTNCGASADRDEERAAQFVSTESQTDSEVIETEEGADFEGKPTANDVTCDKCGHGEAWYTIKQTASADEPPTRFFKCKECGYRWREYN; encoded by the coding sequence ATGCAGTTTTGCGACGACTGCGGTTCGATGATGGTGAATCGGGACGGGTCGATGGTCTGTACGAACTGCGGCGCGAGTGCCGACCGCGACGAGGAGCGCGCCGCGCAGTTCGTCTCCACCGAATCGCAGACCGACAGCGAGGTCATCGAGACCGAAGAGGGCGCGGACTTCGAGGGGAAACCGACCGCAAACGACGTGACCTGCGACAAGTGCGGCCACGGCGAGGCGTGGTACACCATCAAGCAGACGGCGTCGGCCGACGAACCGCCGACGCGCTTTTTCAAGTGTAAGGAGTGCGGCTACCGGTGGCGTGAGTACAACTGA
- a CDS encoding PHP domain-containing protein: protein MPPTHDYHVHSTYSDGKFLYRMLRAAEEAGLDAVGFADHCNASAREEARQRTFELGFNLDQTYPRRRAAIDSLREQFGVRIFDAVEMDYDPRDETEIRTFLDDAGFDYAVGSVHRLDGTNVHTEGFFAAKSEVEQQAYVDDYFDKVVSLVDSELFEIAAHVDLVERNPALRGYATADHYERVADAFARSRTVPEINAGRVLREYGQIHPSPPLLELLLERGVGFTLGTDSHRPLELRERLPVLLEQFEEYDIEPVRLFD, encoded by the coding sequence GTGCCGCCGACTCACGACTACCACGTCCATTCGACGTACTCGGACGGCAAGTTCCTCTATCGGATGCTGCGCGCCGCCGAGGAGGCCGGACTCGACGCCGTCGGATTCGCCGACCACTGCAACGCCTCCGCCCGCGAGGAGGCCCGCCAGCGGACTTTCGAACTCGGATTCAACCTCGACCAGACGTACCCGCGTCGGCGGGCGGCCATCGACTCGCTCCGCGAGCAGTTCGGCGTTCGCATCTTCGACGCCGTCGAGATGGACTACGACCCGCGCGACGAGACGGAGATTCGCACGTTCCTCGACGACGCCGGGTTCGACTACGCCGTCGGCAGCGTCCACCGCCTCGACGGAACGAACGTCCACACCGAGGGCTTCTTCGCGGCGAAATCCGAGGTCGAACAGCAGGCGTACGTCGACGACTACTTCGACAAAGTCGTCTCGCTCGTCGACTCGGAGCTGTTCGAGATTGCCGCCCACGTCGACCTCGTGGAGCGAAACCCCGCGCTCCGAGGGTACGCCACCGCCGACCACTACGAACGCGTCGCCGACGCGTTCGCGCGCTCCCGAACGGTTCCCGAAATCAACGCCGGGCGCGTCCTCCGGGAGTACGGTCAGATTCACCCCTCGCCACCGCTTCTCGAACTGCTACTCGAACGCGGCGTCGGGTTCACCCTCGGCACTGACTCGCACCGCCCGCTCGAACTCAGAGAGCGGCTGCCGGTCCTCTTGGAGCAGTTCGAGGAGTACGATATCGAACCGGTCCGACTGTTCGACTGA
- a CDS encoding DUF7126 family protein produces MKAILCGPDENGLADALADEGVELTRIEDIVTRPALEDAGIDGADLVVLTDVAEATAIPLAKELNPGVRVVVYANQSLPEFAKGQADLAVDPKLLSASVVAEELV; encoded by the coding sequence ATGAAAGCGATACTCTGCGGCCCCGACGAGAACGGACTGGCCGACGCCCTCGCCGACGAGGGTGTCGAACTTACGCGCATCGAGGACATCGTCACCCGCCCGGCGCTCGAAGACGCCGGGATCGACGGTGCGGACCTCGTCGTCCTCACCGACGTGGCGGAGGCGACGGCGATTCCGCTGGCGAAGGAGCTGAACCCCGGCGTTCGGGTCGTCGTCTACGCGAACCAGTCGCTACCGGAGTTCGCAAAAGGACAGGCCGACCTCGCGGTCGACCCGAAACTGCTGTCGGCGTCGGTCGTCGCCGAAGAACTCGTCTGA
- a CDS encoding RAD55 family ATPase, which yields MENIPFGVSRFDSVIGGGAPPGNVVLLSGESGAGAREFLQTSAAMNALAHADSDLFELYYGSLGANTHLPDEVHYLSFTTDEEYIGQELAYTLADDIVDAALSEIRFRDFSPEYFQLSPIPREWYVGEASTIRDLGTRHSREDVMSALGEYLGEHAPGNLVLVDSITDLVGAVSDEMAWSDIAMVMKGLRKAAHHWGGLIILLVNEETLGPRELGLLTDAAGGTLRFQWESGGSKRARTMVVEEFRGVLSRIEGENIVRFEVDIQESGLDVSDVRKIR from the coding sequence ATGGAGAACATCCCCTTCGGCGTCTCGCGCTTCGATTCCGTCATCGGCGGGGGCGCGCCGCCGGGCAACGTCGTCCTCCTGTCGGGCGAATCCGGAGCGGGTGCGCGGGAGTTTCTGCAGACGAGCGCCGCGATGAACGCCCTGGCACACGCCGACAGCGACCTGTTCGAGTTGTACTACGGTTCCCTCGGGGCGAACACGCACCTGCCCGACGAGGTCCACTACCTCTCGTTTACGACCGACGAGGAGTACATCGGCCAGGAGCTGGCGTACACGCTGGCCGACGACATCGTCGACGCGGCGCTCTCGGAGATTCGATTCCGCGATTTCTCGCCGGAGTACTTCCAACTGAGCCCCATCCCCAGGGAGTGGTACGTCGGCGAGGCGTCGACCATCCGCGATCTGGGGACGCGACACAGCCGCGAGGACGTGATGAGTGCGCTCGGCGAGTATCTCGGCGAGCACGCACCTGGTAACTTGGTTCTCGTCGACTCCATCACCGACCTCGTCGGCGCGGTCTCCGACGAGATGGCGTGGTCCGATATCGCGATGGTGATGAAAGGGCTCCGGAAGGCCGCTCACCACTGGGGCGGACTCATCATCCTGCTCGTCAACGAGGAGACGTTGGGGCCCCGCGAGCTGGGGCTTTTGACCGACGCCGCCGGCGGGACGCTCCGCTTCCAGTGGGAGTCCGGCGGGTCGAAGCGCGCTCGAACGATGGTCGTCGAGGAGTTCCGCGGCGTGCTCTCGCGCATCGAGGGCGAGAACATCGTCCGATTCGAGGTCGATATCCAGGAGTCGGGACTCGACGTGAGCGACGTTCGGAAGATACGGTGA
- a CDS encoding saccharopine dehydrogenase family protein, whose protein sequence is MSELVIYGSYGYTGSLVAEKAVERGLDPILVGRDAEKVTAQADELGVRARVASLDTVADRIDDAHTVLNCAGPFSTTAEPMVDACLDVGANYLDITGEIQVFERLKRRGPEAEEVGVTLLPGVGFDVVPTDCLAAHLADRLPEATHLALGFDTSGSLSTGTLKTAIEGLGEGGAIREDGMLHQVPSGWKTREIDFGRGYRTAVTIPWGDVSTAYTSTGIPNIEVYASFPESTRRAMEAQRYLAPLLDTKPAKRLLKRVADRYAEDPSAGERADATVYVWGEAADDGDERVVSRLRTPNTYALTAETAVLCAEKTLAGDAPTGYQTPASAFGPDLILEVSGVERTDDDVRAGDEPGEFADVDESKGDASDVEREGETADDGVDSDTAEDVDDEVIEKREVVEAADEDAAVTDGDDGEESDDAATRRDE, encoded by the coding sequence ATGTCCGAACTCGTCATCTACGGTTCGTACGGCTACACGGGGTCGCTCGTCGCCGAGAAGGCCGTCGAGCGCGGTCTCGACCCGATTCTCGTCGGCCGCGACGCCGAGAAGGTGACCGCCCAAGCCGACGAACTCGGCGTCCGCGCTCGCGTCGCCTCTCTCGACACCGTCGCCGACCGAATCGACGACGCCCACACCGTGTTGAACTGCGCGGGGCCGTTCTCGACGACGGCCGAACCCATGGTCGACGCCTGCCTCGACGTCGGCGCGAACTACCTCGACATCACCGGCGAGATTCAGGTGTTCGAGCGTCTGAAGCGCCGCGGTCCGGAGGCCGAGGAGGTCGGAGTCACCCTGCTGCCAGGCGTCGGCTTCGACGTGGTGCCGACCGACTGTCTCGCCGCTCACCTCGCCGACCGACTGCCGGAGGCGACGCATCTCGCGCTCGGCTTCGACACCTCGGGGTCGCTGTCGACGGGGACGCTGAAGACGGCCATCGAGGGCCTCGGCGAGGGCGGCGCGATTCGTGAGGACGGCATGCTCCACCAAGTGCCGAGCGGATGGAAGACGCGTGAGATCGACTTCGGCCGTGGGTATCGCACTGCCGTCACCATCCCCTGGGGCGACGTCTCGACGGCGTACACGTCGACGGGCATTCCGAACATCGAGGTGTACGCGTCGTTCCCGGAGTCGACGCGGCGGGCGATGGAGGCACAGCGCTACCTCGCCCCGCTGCTCGACACGAAACCGGCGAAACGGCTGCTCAAACGGGTCGCCGACCGCTACGCCGAGGACCCCAGCGCCGGAGAGCGAGCGGACGCGACGGTGTACGTGTGGGGCGAAGCGGCCGACGACGGCGACGAACGCGTCGTCTCTCGACTCCGGACTCCCAACACCTACGCGCTCACCGCGGAGACGGCGGTCCTGTGTGCGGAGAAGACGCTCGCCGGCGACGCGCCGACCGGGTATCAGACCCCCGCGAGCGCGTTCGGCCCCGACCTGATTCTGGAGGTTTCGGGCGTCGAGCGAACCGACGACGACGTTCGAGCGGGCGACGAACCCGGCGAATTTGCGGACGTCGACGAGAGCAAGGGCGACGCGAGCGACGTCGAGCGCGAGGGTGAGACGGCAGACGACGGAGTCGATAGCGACACGGCGGAGGACGTCGACGACGAGGTCATCGAGAAGCGCGAGGTCGTCGAAGCGGCCGACGAAGACGCTGCGGTGACGGACGGGGACGACGGAGAGGAGTCGGACGACGCCGCGACGCGACGCGACGAGTAA
- a CDS encoding beta-ribofuranosylaminobenzene 5'-phosphate synthase family protein, which translates to MTRVTAAGRLHFGFCNLSLAHERLYGALGAALDTPELVVDVTPDDAVTVDLPESVDALAETVHEYAGRATELLGVPGANVRVESSLPRHVGLGSGTQLALSVFAGVAGAYDRAPNVRKRAPALGRGGRSGVGVAAFESGGFVLDAGHPTARFTVDRPEDGAWTVPAAAAQHRIPDEWRFLVVLPDAAPGKSDADEDASMRAAVERADPAIADRISGVVVRRVLPAIGDDAPERFGEAVAEIGRLNGAWYADEQGGVYRPPVGELVASLDDVPAVYGAGQSSWGPAVYGVTDAAHADAAQEAGEAALAAAGIDGDAFVSAPRNVGARVE; encoded by the coding sequence ATGACGCGCGTCACCGCCGCCGGGCGACTCCACTTCGGCTTCTGCAACCTGAGCCTCGCCCACGAGCGGTTGTACGGCGCGCTGGGCGCGGCGCTCGACACGCCCGAACTCGTCGTCGACGTGACGCCCGACGACGCGGTGACCGTCGACCTTCCCGAGAGCGTCGACGCACTGGCCGAGACGGTTCACGAGTACGCCGGTCGGGCGACCGAACTGCTCGGCGTCCCCGGCGCGAACGTCCGCGTCGAGTCGTCGCTGCCGCGGCACGTGGGTCTCGGCAGCGGCACGCAACTGGCGCTCTCCGTCTTCGCGGGCGTCGCCGGAGCGTACGACCGCGCGCCGAACGTGCGAAAGCGGGCACCGGCGCTGGGTCGCGGCGGTCGCTCCGGTGTCGGCGTCGCCGCTTTCGAGTCGGGGGGGTTCGTCCTCGACGCGGGCCACCCGACGGCGCGCTTCACCGTCGACAGACCCGAAGACGGCGCGTGGACCGTCCCGGCGGCGGCCGCCCAGCATCGAATCCCCGACGAGTGGCGGTTCCTCGTCGTCCTGCCCGACGCTGCACCCGGTAAGAGCGACGCCGACGAGGACGCGAGCATGCGCGCCGCCGTCGAGCGCGCCGACCCGGCCATCGCCGACCGCATCTCGGGCGTCGTCGTCCGTCGGGTGCTCCCCGCCATCGGCGACGACGCTCCCGAGCGGTTTGGCGAGGCGGTGGCCGAAATCGGCCGTCTCAACGGCGCGTGGTACGCCGACGAGCAGGGCGGCGTCTACCGGCCGCCGGTTGGCGAACTCGTCGCCTCGCTCGACGACGTGCCCGCGGTGTACGGTGCCGGACAGTCGTCGTGGGGGCCAGCGGTGTACGGCGTCACCGACGCCGCGCACGCCGACGCCGCACAGGAGGCCGGAGAAGCGGCGCTCGCGGCGGCCGGAATCGACGGCGACGCGTTCGTCTCCGCGCCGCGGAACGTCGGCGCGCGAGTCGAGTGA
- a CDS encoding aldo/keto reductase: MDFPRLGLGTYQNKDLDQCAASVETALNVGFRHIDTAQGYENEEAVGDGVDAADVSRDDLFVATKLDTGNLGYDDVLETTRESAQKLGVDTIDLMYVHWPLNTYDPEETLPALDELRDEGVIEHVGLSNFRPDQLDEAKDHLDAPIFAHQVEMHPMLQQEELREYAREDDHWLVAYCPIARNDVADVSEIQDIAEKHDASAAQVALAWLLSKDQVAPIPKATGEEHILQNFGAKDLELDEEDVSAIDGLDREERIVDFDDAPWNQV, encoded by the coding sequence ATGGACTTCCCACGGCTCGGACTCGGAACGTACCAGAACAAGGACCTCGACCAGTGCGCGGCGAGCGTCGAGACGGCTCTGAACGTCGGCTTCCGTCACATCGACACCGCGCAGGGCTACGAGAACGAGGAGGCCGTCGGCGACGGCGTCGACGCGGCCGACGTCTCCCGCGACGACCTCTTCGTCGCCACCAAACTCGACACCGGTAACCTCGGCTACGACGACGTGCTGGAGACGACCCGCGAGAGCGCCCAGAAACTCGGCGTCGACACCATCGACCTCATGTACGTCCACTGGCCGCTGAACACCTACGACCCCGAGGAGACGCTTCCGGCACTCGACGAGCTCCGCGACGAGGGTGTCATCGAACACGTCGGCCTGAGCAACTTCCGCCCCGACCAACTCGACGAGGCGAAGGACCACCTCGACGCGCCCATCTTCGCCCACCAGGTCGAGATGCACCCGATGCTCCAGCAGGAGGAGCTCCGCGAGTACGCCCGCGAGGACGACCACTGGCTGGTCGCGTACTGCCCCATCGCCCGCAACGACGTCGCCGACGTCTCCGAGATTCAGGATATCGCCGAAAAACACGACGCGAGCGCCGCGCAGGTCGCGCTCGCGTGGCTGCTCTCGAAGGACCAGGTCGCTCCCATCCCGAAGGCGACCGGCGAGGAGCACATCCTCCAGAACTTCGGGGCCAAAGACCTCGAACTCGACGAGGAAGACGTCTCGGCCATCGACGGCCTCGACCGCGAGGAGCGCATCGTCGACTTCGACGACGCGCCGTGGAACCAGGTCTGA
- the guaA gene encoding glutamine-hydrolyzing GMP synthase, whose product MVDTDSFIEEAVAEIKDEVGDAHAIIALSGGVDSSVAAALAYEAIGEQLTPVYVDTGLMRKGETEGIRETFSFMESLRVVDAHERFFDALSGVVDPEVKREVIGEQFIREFEREARDTDADYLVQGTIYPDRIESEGGIKSHHNVGGLPDVVDFEGIVEPVRDLYKDEVREVARALDLEEVVAERMPFPGPGLAVRVIGEVTQEKVEVAREACHVVEEELEEYDPWQAFAAVVGKGTGVKGDNRVHGWIVAVRSVESRDGMTARAQELSWETLQRIQSRITGTNDNVARVVYDVTHKPPATIEYE is encoded by the coding sequence ATGGTCGACACTGATTCATTCATCGAAGAAGCCGTTGCAGAGATTAAAGACGAAGTAGGCGACGCCCACGCCATCATCGCGCTCTCGGGCGGCGTCGACTCCTCGGTCGCGGCCGCGCTCGCCTACGAAGCCATCGGCGAGCAGCTCACCCCCGTCTACGTCGACACCGGCCTGATGCGGAAAGGCGAGACGGAGGGCATCCGCGAGACGTTCAGTTTCATGGAGAGCCTCCGCGTCGTCGACGCCCACGAGCGGTTCTTCGACGCGCTCTCGGGCGTCGTCGACCCCGAAGTCAAGCGCGAGGTCATCGGCGAGCAGTTCATCCGCGAGTTCGAGCGCGAGGCGAGAGACACCGACGCCGACTACCTCGTCCAGGGGACCATCTACCCCGACCGCATCGAGAGCGAGGGCGGCATCAAGTCGCACCACAACGTCGGCGGTCTGCCGGACGTCGTCGACTTCGAGGGCATCGTCGAACCGGTCCGTGACCTCTACAAGGACGAAGTTCGAGAGGTCGCTCGCGCGCTCGATTTAGAGGAGGTCGTCGCCGAGCGGATGCCGTTCCCCGGCCCGGGCCTCGCGGTCCGCGTCATCGGCGAGGTGACCCAGGAGAAAGTCGAAGTGGCGCGCGAAGCGTGTCACGTCGTCGAGGAGGAGCTGGAGGAGTACGACCCGTGGCAGGCGTTCGCCGCCGTCGTCGGCAAAGGCACCGGCGTGAAAGGTGACAACCGCGTCCACGGCTGGATCGTCGCCGTCCGCTCCGTCGAGAGCCGCGACGGAATGACCGCCCGCGCCCAGGAACTCAGTTGGGAGACGCTCCAGCGCATCCAGAGCCGAATCACCGGAACGAACGACAACGTCGCGCGCGTCGTCTACGACGTGACGCACAAACCGCCCGCGACCATCGAGTACGAGTAA